Part of the Zea mays cultivar B73 chromosome 4, Zm-B73-REFERENCE-NAM-5.0, whole genome shotgun sequence genome is shown below.
AATGGCGGTGATAATGGGAAAGGACCTGCAATTGCTGCAACTGTAGGTGTGGCAGTTCCTCAAGTCGAGGAGAAGACTATCGCCGTGCAGCCTATGCATGTCGCTGAAACCAGCGAGGCTGCTGCTGTTATCGCGAAGGCCAAGGAAGGCCCAAACCGGTGCGCAACCTGTAGGAAGCGTGTTGGGTTGACGGGTTTTAACTGCCGATGCGGGAACACGTACTGTTCGATGCACCGCTACTCCGACAAacacgactgccagttcgactatCGAACTGCAGCTAGGGACGCTATCGCCAAGGCCAATCCAGTGGTGAAGGCGGAGAAGCTTGACAAGATCTGAGGCGGGGGCATTGGGTAACGAAAAATGGTTGCGATCTGCAAGAATTCAGCATGTCTCTTTGCTGCTTTATCATTGAACTTCCCATTCTTGTCTTGCTGTCACGTCCCCTGGGGTTCAATACTATGATGCGCACAGCATCCTGGCAGCTGCAAGAATTCATCCCCAGTCGAGTCACGAAAATGGTTTGCGTGTTGACTATGTCGTGTAAGCTTATTCAGTTATTCTTGGTGGTTTGGGTCGGTATCGTGTCATTCCCCGTTTAGGTAGCTCTGTAATCTACTATTCTCAATTTCTCATGTGTGTTGCCTTCCAATCAGTAATAGTAATCAGCAATTGTCTGCCATATCTCCTACAAGTATATTTTCCAGTTCTATTGTTTTCTCTTGATGTTCCAGCAACATATCACATTCAGGTAATCGCTCTGCATTTCAATTCATGTGTACCTGTTATTTCAATTCAGAGGACCAGAGGTTGAGAGGGGGCCATAGTGGTTTCAGGCCACTTCTCTACTATCGACCAATCAGAGGTTATATTCAAGTAATTGTTCATATGTGGAACTATTGACCAATCAGCAGATCTTGCTCCTCGTTCTCTGAGGAAGGGTGCAATGAAGTGGGATTCTTGCTGTCGAACACTTAATTTCATAAATCATTTTTGTTCCAGAGCTGTGATTTTGTATTAGGATGCAGCTTGGTGGTGGTTGGGTACGCTGAATCTGCATTACATACAGTGTACACAAGCACAATTTCCTGGTGAATGTTGACACTAGGCAACTTGAATTCTCAAT
Proteins encoded:
- the LOC100127534 gene encoding Zinc finger A20 and AN1 domain-containing stress-associated protein 8, translated to MEHKEAGCQQPEGPILCINNCGFFGSAATMNMCSKCHKEMIMKQEQAQLAASSIDSIVNGGDNGKGPAIAATVGVAVPQVEEKTIAVQPMHVAETSEAAAVIAKAKEGPNRCATCRKRVGLTGFNCRCGNTYCSMHRYSDKHDCQFDYRTAARDAIAKANPVVKAEKLDKI